A genome region from Cucumis sativus cultivar 9930 chromosome 4, Cucumber_9930_V3, whole genome shotgun sequence includes the following:
- the LOC101220288 gene encoding triacylglycerol lipase SDP1 gives MEISNEASVGSFSIGPSTIVGRTIAFRILFCKSVLQLRHQLFRVLLNVIYRFKALVAPILSWIHPRNPQGILAMVTIIAFLLKRYTNVKERAELAYRRKFWRNMMRSALTYEEWAHAAKMLDKETPKLNESNLYDEELVRNKLQELRHRRQEGSLRDIIFWMRADLFRNLGNMCNPELHKGRLQIPKLIKEYINEVSTQLRLVCDSDSEELLLEEKLSFLHETRHAFGRTALLLSGGASLGAFHTGVVKTLVEHKLLPRIIAGSSVGSIMCAVVATRSWPELQSFFEDSWHSLQFFDQLGGIFTVVRRVMIQGAVHEIRQLQMMLRQLTSNLTFQEAYDMTGRILGITVCSPRKHEPPRCLNYLTSPHVVIWSAVTASCAFPGLFEAQELMAKNRSGEIVPYHPPFNLDPEEGSGTSARRWRDGSLEIDLPMIQLKELFNVNHFIVSQANPHIAPLLRMKEFIRACGGNFAAKLAHLAEMEVKHRCNQVLELGFPLGGIAKLFAQDWEGDVTVVMPATLAQYSKIIQNPTHLDLQKSANQGRRCTWEKLSAIKANCGIELALDECVAILNHMRRLKRSAERAAAAAAATASHGPPIPVKFSAARRIPSWNCIARENSTGSLEEEYLTDITLTHNQGSGGSIGAGSSGRMLRTHRSIFDGSDSESENIDLNTWTRSGGPLMRTASANKFIDFVQNLDLDDLNRGLVANSNVVQTVGGSQNSQSPRTMSERSSESPDFDARELSTRVSSSILLTEGDFLQPERIPNGIVFNVVKKEDLTLTSRSHDSETQNSEVECLQVDRSEQYVDASSASDYDGNEEDATPKGFLQESLPVNNSVNHSEEQQDGHDRISMDS, from the exons ATGGAAATTAGTAATGAGGCTAGTGTTGGCTCCTTTTCTATCGGGCCTTCAACCATTGTTGGTCGAACAATTGCTTTTAGGATTCTATTTTGCAAATCGGTGTTGCAATTGAGGCACCAACTATTTCGTGTATTGCTAAATGTCATATATAGATTTAAGGCTCTTGTTGCACCCATATTATCATGGATACATCCTAGAAATCCACAAGGGATATTGGCAATGGTGACGATTATTGCTTTTTTGTTGAAACGGTACACTAATGTCAAAGAAAGGGCTGAACTGGCTTACCGTAGGAAGTTTTGGAGAAACATGATGAGATCTGCTTTGACCTATGAGGAGTGGGCTCATGCTGCCAAAATGCTTGATAAAGAGACTCCAAAATTGAATGAGTCGAACCTCTATGATGAAGAGTTGGTGAGGAACAAGCTTCAAGAGCTACGTCACCGTCGCCAAGAGGGATCTCTTAGagatattatattttggatGAGAGCTGATCTTTTCCGAAATCTTGGCAATATGTGCAATCCTGAATTACACAAGGGTAGGCTTCAAATTCCCAAACTCATTAAGGAGTACATAAATGAGGTTTCAACTCAGTTGAGATTAGTTTGTGACTCGGATTCAGAGGAATTATTATTGGAAGAGAAGCTCTCATTCTTGCATGAAACGAGGCATGCATTCGGAAGAACTGCCCTTCTCTTAAGTGGAGGTGCTTCACTTGGAGCTTTTCATACAGGAGTGGTCAAAACTCTGGTAGAGCATAAACTTTTGCCTAGAATTATTGCTGGTTCTAGTGTGGGATCCATCATGTGTGCTGTTGTTGCCACTAGGTCTTGGCCTGAGCTACAGAGCTTCTTTGAGGATTCTTGGCATTCGTTACAGTTTTTTGACCAGTTGGGCGGTATTTTTACTGTGGTAAGAAGGGTAATGATACAAGGTGCGGTTCATGAGATACGACAATTACAAATGATGCTAAGGCAGCTTACTAGCAACCTAACTTTCCAGGAAGCTTATGACATGACAGGTAGAATTCTTGGGATAACGGTATGTTCCCCGAGGAAGCATGAGCCACCTAGATGTCTTAACTACTTAACATCACCTCATGTTGTGATATGGAGTGCTGTGACGGCATCTTGTGCATTCCCTGGCCTTTTTGAGGCACAAGAATTAATGGCCAAGAACAGAAGTGGAGAGATTGTTCCCTATCATCCGCCGTTTAATTTGGATCCTGAGGAGGGTTCAGGCACATCAGCACGTCGGTGGAGAGATGGAAGCTTGGAGATTGATTTACCAATGATTCAACTGAAAGAATTGTTCAATGTTAACCATTTTATTGTCAGTCAGGCAAATCCCCATATTGCGCCATTATTACGAATGAAAGAATTCATCAGAGCTTGTGGTGGAAATTTTGCCGCCAAG CTCGCTCATCTTGCTGAAATGGAGGTAAAGCATAGATGCAACCAGGTTTTGGAACTTGGCTTTCCATTGGGAGGAATCGCAAAGCTTTTTGCTCAAGATTGGGAAGGAGATGTCACCGTAGTCATGCCTGCTACTCTTGCTCAG TACTCGAAAATTATACAGAATCCCACGCATTTGGATCTTCAGAAGTCGGCCAACCAAGGTAGGAGGTGCACCTGGGAGAAGCTGTCAGCAATAAAAGCCAATTGTGGGATTGAGCTTGCTCTAGATGAATGTGTTGCAATTCTCAACCATATGCGGAGGTTAAAAAGGAGTGCTGAAAGGGCGGCTGCTGCTGCTGCCGCTACTGCCTCACATGGCCCTCCGATCCCAGTCAAGTTCAGTGCTGCGAGAAGAATTCCCTCCTGGAACTGCATTGCACGAGAAAACTCAACTGGTTCTCTTGAAGAAGAATACCTTACTGATATTACTTTGACACACAATCAAGGTTCTGGTGGATCAATAGGTGCAGGATCCTCTGGTAGAATGTTGCGAACTCACCGCAGTATATTTGATGGTAGCGATAGCGAATCggaaaatattgatttgaatACTTGGACTAGATCTGGTGGGCCATTAATGAGGACAGCATCAGCTAACAAGTTTATAGACTTTGTTCAGAATTTGGATCTTGATGACCTCAACAGAGGTTTGGTAGCTAATTCCAATGTGGTTCAGACAGTTGGTGGTAGTCAGAATTCTCAGAGTCCCCGAACCATGTCAGAGCGGAGTTCAGAGAGCCCAGATTTTGACGCTCGGGAGCTTAGCACTCGTGTTTCTTCGAGCATTCTTTTAACTGAAGGAGACTTTTTGCAACCTGAAAGAATACCAAATGGGATCGTGTTCAACGTCGTAAAGAAGGAAGATTTGACTTTGACTAGTAGGAGTCACGATTCAGAAACTCAAAACAGTGAAGTTGAATGCTTGCAAGTTGACCGTTCGGAACAGTATGTTGATGCCAGTTCAGCATCTGATTATGACGGCAATGAAGAAGATGCTACGCCAAAGGGCTTCTTACAAGAATCATTGCCCGTAAACAATTCGGTGAATCATTCTGAGGAGCAACAGGATGGGCATGATCGCATTTCCATGGATTCTTAA